CCCTGAGCGCCGTGAATACCCACGACAACAGGCCGCTCTTCCCTTTGATAAAGTTCCAGAATATGGTCCACGAGCGGAAGAATGGTCTGTTCCACCGTGCGGGCGTACGTTTCGGGGAGCCCTTCCTGCGCGATCAGGGCCTTGATGGTTCTGTTAAGCTCGCTGTCTGACACGTTGGTTTTCCGGCTCGTATAAGTGGTTGTAGATTAATAACAGCAGTATTCGTACCAAATGGGAGTATAGGCATTTTATGAGTAGCAAGAGTTTTCATGTTGAGCATCGCTACCTGGAACTCCCGGACTCCTTTTATACCCGCGTTCAGCCTACGCCATTGAGAGGCGCCAGAATGGTGTGTTTCAACCACGAGCTCGCGGAACAGATGGGGTTTCATACCCAGAAAGAGGACGACTGGACGCAAGTGGGTGCTGGCGCCGAGCTCCTGGAAGGAATGGACCCCGTGGCCATGAAGTACACGGGCCACCAGTTTGGCGCCTACAACCCGGAACTGGGAGATGGCCGTGGCCTGCTACTCTGGGAAACCATTGCACCGGACGGCCGACGCTGGGACTGGCACCTCAAGGGCGCGGGTATGACGCCTTACTCCCGGTTTGGTGATGGCCGGGCGGTTCTGCGCTCAACCATTCGCGAATACCTTTGCAGCGAAGCGATGAATGGCCTGGGTATTCCAACCACCCGGGCACTGTTTATGGTCAGTGCCAAAGACCCGATACGCCGCGAATCTATCGAAACGGCCGCCGCCCTGGTACGCGTCGCTCAGAGCCATATACGCTTTGGTCACTTCGAATTTGCCGCGCACCATGAGGGGCCTGAAACGGTAAAGACACTGCTGGAGCATGTCATTTCCCTCCACTTCCCGCACCTCATTGGCTTACCGGACGACGAGCGCCATGTCCGCTGGTTTGAGGAAGTGGTGGAGCGAACCGCCCGACTGATCGCAGACTGGCAGGCGGTGGGTTTCTGCCACGGCGTGATGAACAGTGACAACATGTCCATCATCGGGGATACCTTTGACTACGGCCCCTATGCGTTCCTGGACGATTTCGACGCTGGCTATATCTGCAACCACACGGATCAGGGTGGCCGTTATGCCTACAACCGGCAGCCACATATAGGATTCACGAACTGCCAGTATCTGGCCAATGCCCTGATGCCCATCGTGGAAGAAGATTCTGTGCGCCGGGGCCTGCGCCGATATGAGATTACCTACAACGCGCGGTTCCTTCAGAACATGCGGGATAAACTCGGCCTGTTACAGGAGGAAGAGTCGGATCTCAGCCTGATCATGGACACCTTCAGCATGCTCCATGAACACCATGTGGACTACACCGCTTTCTTCCGGGCACTCTCGAACCTCTATGCCCATGGCCATGCTCCGGTCAGAGACCTGTTCGTAGACCGCAGCGTCGCGGATGAGTGGCTGGAACGGTATGAAGAACGTTTGCAGAAGGAAACGCGCGCTCATGATGAGCGGGAATACGCCATGCGAGGGGTAAACCCCAAGTACATTCTGCGGAACTACCTGGCCCAACAGGTGATTCAGGAGGCCCAGAACGGCGATTACCAGCCAATGAAAGCCCTGCTGAAAGTTCTGCAAAGACCGTTCGATGAACAGCCCGAACACGAGCAATACGCCGCGCTGCCCCCGGACTGGGGCAAGCACCTGAACATCAGTTGTTCTTCCTGACCGGGCACGCATAAAAAAGGGTGAAGCCTCGGCTTCACCCTTTTTTATCTTCGTTATGGCTAGCGAATCAGACCGCCTTGGCAGCAATAATCTTATCGTGCCACTCGGCCGGCCCCGTCTGGTGCACGGAAGAACCACGTGAGTCCACCGCTACCGTCACAGGCATATCTTCTACCTCAAACTCGTAAATGGCTTCCATCCCAAGCTCCGGGAACGCAACCACTTCGGCGTGTTTGATGGCCTTGGATACCAGATAGGCGGAACCGCCAACTGCCATCAGGTAAACCGCGCCAAACTCCTTGATGGCATCAATCGCGACCTGGCCACGCTCGGCTTTACCGATCATGCCGGTCAAACCGGTTTTCTCCAGCATGGTGTGGGTAAACTTGTCCATGCGGGTAGCTGTCGTCGGGCCTGCAGGGCCAACCACTTCCTCACGCACCGGATCCACCGGCCCCACGTAGTAAATAAACCGGCCCTTCAGGTCCACCGGCAACTCTTCGCCCTTGTCGATCATGTCGACCATCTTCTTGTGGGCGGCGTCCCGTCCAGTCAGCATTTTGCCGGATAACAGAACCGTCTCACCCGGCTGCCAGTCCTTCACGTCTTCCGGCGTGATGGTATCCAGGTTCACGCGGCGAACATTCTCACCCACTTCCCAGGTAATTTCCGGCCAGTCGTCCAGGCTCGGCGGGGTTTGCAGTGAGGGACCAGTGCCATCCAGAGTAAAGTGCGCGTGACGGGTGGCGGCACAGTTCGGAATGATGGCAACCGGCTTGTTGGCGGCGTGGGTCGGGTAATCCTTGACCTTCACATCCAGAACCGTCGTTAGGCCACCCAGGCCCTGGGCACCGATGCCGAGATCGTTCACCTTATCGAACAGTTCAAGGCGCAACTCCTCGGCACGATTGGAGGCACCGCGCGCTTGAAGATCGTGGATATCGATCGGATCCAGCAATGACTCTTTCGCCATTTCCATTGCTTTCTCGGCGGTGCCGCCGATACCGATACCCAGCATGCCGGGCGGGCACCAGCCGGCGCCCATCTGCGGAACCATTTTCAATACCCAGTCCACCACGGAATCGGACGGGTTCAGCATGGCGAATTTGGATTTGGCTTCCGAACCGCCACCCTTGGCGGCTACGTGAATCTCAACCGTATCGCCCGGCACCATTTTGTAGTGAATGATGGCTGGAGTGTTGTCTCCGGTGTTCTGACGCTTACCGTCCGGATCCGCCAGAATGGATGCGCGGAGCACGTTATCCGGCTGGGTATAAGCGCGACGTACACCTTCGTTGATCACATCATCCAGTGCCATCTCGCAATCCCACTGAACGTTCATGCCGATATTAACGAATACGGTCACAATGCCCGTATCCTGGCACAGTGGGCGGTGGCCCTGCGCGCACATGCGGGAATTAATCAGGATTTGGGCCATGGCATCCTTGGCCGCCTGGGACTCTTCCTTCTGGTAAGCCTCATACACGCCCTGGATAAAGTCCTTCGGGTGATAATAGGAAATAAACTGCAGCGCGTCCGCTACGCTTTCAATCAGGTCGTCCTGGCGGATTACGGTGGTCATAGGCGCCTCATCAGCTTGATATCGTTGTGTCGTGTTATCGGAAAATCGGGAGGCAAGAGTTTACCAGAAAAACGCGAACGCAAGGGACCCGACAGATGGCGAACCCATACACTGCCTGATCAGCCGAAGACCGCCGGCGCCCTCGACAAACCGTTAAGTCCCAACTATTTTTCAGAAAGGCCAAACTCCAACCGTGCGGGGAGGATTCAAAGGACCAGAATCACACTTTCGGCTGATCAACACGTGCCATACTGTCGCTATAGTCATAGATATAGAAATTGGCTCACAGCGCTGGCTACAATTTCAGACAACAGTTTCAAGCAGAACAGGCCACTGACAACGGGCTTACCGGATCAGACCGGCCCCGTCAGCTGCCGAACATAACGACACAACAACAGGAAAAGGTTCCACCCATGTTCAAGAAAACTCTAATAAGTCTTGCCGTGGCGTCTTCCCTTGGACTTACAGGCTGCTTTGACAGTGGCGATACGGGGGCGAATGCTAATCCGGACTATAAGATTTCCAACCCTGATTTCACTGGTAAAACCTGGCCAATTTTCAATCCTGTAACCAGTGAACTGCCTGTTCCTAGCGACCTTCAATTCGAGCAAGGTGCCAACGCAGACGGAACACTCAGTGGCTCTACAGACAACCCGATTACCAACGCACTCGACTACATGGACGGTTCATCAACGACCGCTCAGTTTGATATCAAGTTGTCTGGCTCTATCAATCCTGAAACGGTGGTTGCGCAACCTATAATTGACGCAGGTGCAGGAACCCCGGCTCCGAACCCGAACCAAAACGTCTTCCTGCTCTCTCTAAACTTTCCGGGCGGTGACGCACTGCTCAACAGCTCTTCCTACTACACCGACCTGATCGCTGAGTTGGCCGAAAGCGGAGATATTACAGAAGTACTCGATCGCGAATCCTTCCCGGGCGAAACCCCTACCTTTGATCTTGGTCTCGCATTCGCTGCTTTGCAGGCTGCACCTGGTCCTGACACAGCCGCCGCTGTATTTGATTTCAATAATGAATTTCGAGCCGAAGTGGTCTCACTTGATGGTGGAGTGGACAATGTCCTGCGCATCACGCCGCTGCGCCCGCTTGACCCGAAAAAGAAGTACCTTGTTGTCGTCACAGATGAGGTCAAAGATTCACTCGGCCAGAGCTTGGTAGGCTCACCCTCTTACCAAAATATCAGCAACCCTGACGAGCCCCTTGGCACCTCCTCCCTGGAGCCAGTTCGCGGCGCTATTCAAGGCTGGGAAGCATTGGCAGCGGGTTACTTCAGTGCTCTTACCAATACGAGCCGGGAAGCCGCCTCAATGCCGCCCCTGAGCGCGGAAAACGTAGCACTGTCTCTGACATTCACAACCGGAGGCACAACAGACGTACTTGAAGCAGCTACTTCCCCCGCACAGTTCTTTTACAAGAGTGCTATTAAAACTACTCGCCAGAACGCAATTGCAGAATACCTCGCGGCAAACGCTGACACTTTTGAAACGCTGGATCCGAGTACTCAGTGGGGAACGCTTGATGCGGTAGCGGATGGCGCCGTAGCAAGTATTGGCGATGCGAACCTGCGCGCTAGTGCTGCGGGCACTGAAACGGCCTTGGCAGGAACGGATTTCAGCAATCCTGAGCCACGCGAAATTGGCACCCAATTTATCGAAGCTACCCGTGTACCATCCGCTGGACTCGGGCTCCCTGAGGCTGGATCTGTTTTTCAGACTAGTCTGGAACTTCCGTATTATCTGAAAACTCCGACGGATACTGATCCGAGCAATCTCAATCTACCTTGGTCCGCTTCGACCATCGTCGGTGGCGCTATTGATCCAAGTGGCGAAACGCCCCCGTCTGATAAGGTTACCTTCCGTTTCCCGTTTGCGACCGAGAACGCGACCCCAGTCAATGTACCGATGCTGGTATCTGTACCGGACCCCAGCAATGTGATTCCAGGCGGCGGTGGCGCAACCTGTGGAATGGCAAAGCCCTGGGACGTTGTTGTCTACCAACACGGAATCTTTGGTAACCGTTCACACAGCTTGGCTCTTGCCAACCAGTTGGGTAACTTTTGCTTCGTAACCGTTGCAATCGACCTGCCCCTTCATGGTATCGCACCCACGCTTGCAACTGGCGACCCAGACCCTTCCATAGCGCTAAGCGTCGACAAGACACTGGTCGATGGTTCGTTCGTCGACAGTCCACTTCCGATGAACGAGCGCCACTTTGGCTGGGGTCAGGACGCGAGCGGCTCTCCAACCCGGATGGTTTACAGCACAGATCCAGAGGAAGCGCTGGGTTATTCCGCCCAGTTCTTCCTGAATTTATCCAATTTGCCAGCCGCAAGGGATAACAACCGACAAGGTGTTGTCGATCTGTTGAACCTGAACGCCAGCCTTGTCAACCTCAATGACATCGACCTGGACAATTCCGATCTCGACGGTGATCCGACTACAAGAGGTGATGCTCAAAGAGACGTTAATGTTCAGCCCGATGGCACTGGCGGCTCGCAGGTTTATTTCGTTGGCCATTCACTGGGCGGCATTCTTGGAACATCGCTGGTATCCTTAGTGAACGACACCGCCCAAGCAGCAACGATTGGCAACGAGAATATCGTTCCCTTCAACGCTGCAGCTCTGGTTACTCCTGGTGCAGGCATTGCAAAACTGCTTGAGAATTCGCCCTCGATCGGCGCAACAGTGCTTGCTGGGCTTGGTCAAGCGGGACTTACCCAAGGCACAAGCAATTTGGAGCTTTTCCTGAATGTTGCTCAAGCCACTTTAGACAGTGCCGAACCTCATAACTTCGGAGAGTCAATCGTAAATAGCGGAAGCAAAGTCTACTTGAATGAAATCTATGGTGACGGATCTGATCGATCCACCCAAGATCAGACGATTCCGGTGGCCGCAGATGTAGCTTACGCAGGCACATACACCCGTCCTCTAGGAGATGCATTGCCAGCACCATTGGCAGGCACCGAACCGCTGTTCATGAATCTAGAAGCGGATACGATTTCCGCGACAGGCGGGCTCACTGCTAACGTAAACGCGGTGCGATTTGAGGCTGGTACACATACCACCATCATCAAACCGGAAACCGCAGCTCAGGAGGCTGTATTTGCTGATATGGCGACCAACATTATCTCGTTTTTCATGAATGACGGGACCTCGATCCAGTTTAACAACGCTAACTTTGTGAAAGCCGAGGCTCCATCGCCTGAGAACCCTTAATATTTAATATGCCCTCGAAGAAAACCCAGCATTTGCTGGGTTTTCTTTTTTGACTGTACTTTATGTCTCGAGTAAACCTCAGGCTGAAAATTTCACAGGCCTTCCAATTTGCATCTGGAGTTTGCCATCCCCCCGATCAACCTCGATCACCATATCCCGCGCCTTTAACTGAGGATGCTCCGCCGCTTCGGAGATCGTTAATACCGGCTCTACACACGCATCCTGATCGGCGAATGTCGCCTGCCACTCCGCCAGCGTCTTCCCGGCAATCTTTTCCTTTAATGCCTGCTTGAGCTTTTGCTGATGCTCAGGTTTCTGGCTCAGGGCCAGGCTCTTCATATCAGCGAGGTCAAGAGTGTCGCAAAAACGCGCCGAAAACTGAGGTTCGAGGCTGCCTACCGACAGCCAACGACCATCCTTTGTCCGATAGTAATCGTAGAATGAGCCACCATTCAGGAGGGAACTCTCCGGTTTCTGCTCCTGGCCACCGGCAAGGCAAGCCGCACCCGACATTGCGTTAAGCGCAAACGCGGCATCCGTCATACTGATATCGACGAACTGGCCCTCTCCGGTCTGTTGCCGGTGGATCACTGCGGCGAGAATACCCATCACAGCGTGATGTGAACCACCTGCAACATCCGCAATCTGAATGCCCATGGGAGGCGGCCCACTGTCGGCGCGTCCGCAGTGGCTGCTAACCCCAGACAACGCAAGATAATTGATATCGTGGCCGGCTCGGTCCCGGTAAGGCCCGGTCTGGCCATAGCCCGTAATCGCGCAGTAAATAAGTTTCGGGTTGATAGCCTTCAGCGTCTCATAGCCGATGCCGAGACGATCCATAACCCCCGGGCGGAACTGCTCAATAACGATGTCATAGTCGTGGATGAGCTCCTTTACTTTCTCAATGTCATCAGCCTGCTTAAGATTCAGGGGAAGCGTTTTCTTGCCCCGAGTCAGATACGAAAACGCTGTACTGTTTTTCCCGTCAAATGGAGGCATTACCTTCGTAAGATCCACCCTGTCCGGCGCCTCCACCCGCAGCACATCTGCCCCCATGTCGGCTAACAGCATGGTGGCATACGGCCCCGGTAACAGGGTACTGAAATCCAGAACTTTCAAAGAGGTCAGAGGACCTGCCATGGCATTCTCCTTACGTAGTCGGTTTCTTTTTGTCGATTCTTCCGGAATGTTTCATGCTGCACGGTTTTGCCGACGGGGCCAACCGCAGGTTCCTTCATTTCAGTTGGCCGATTCTGCCACGGCGTTGGCAGCTCGGCAGTTGCATTGTTTCACGGGGGTTTTATGATGGGTTTCGTTTTTATGGAATAGCGAGAGACATGTCCAACCTGACGGTTTCAAGACACTTTGTTCAGGCCGCCCTGACCGGAGCGGAGAATCTTGGTTTTGATACGTTCGATATGCTGAGGGAAGCCGGCATATCTCCGGATCTTTTACGTATCGAAATGGCACGGGTCAGCAGTGACCAGTTCAGTCGTCTGATGCAGATACTCTGGAGCCGGCTTGGGGACGAGTTCATGGGCTTCGGCCCCAGACGCGCGCGCAGCGGGACGTTTGCGACTATGTGCGCGCTGGTCATCGATTGTCCGAATCTCGAGGCGGTGTACCGCCAGGCTTTCCAGTTTTCCCGGCTTTTCGAACCCATGATTACCATGGAGCTGGAAACGAGCGGTGAAAAAGCTCAACTCGTCACCCGCATTGAAGGTGAAATACACGATCCGTCTTACTTCCTTCGGGAGAGTATTCTGGTTATCTGGCACCGGCTGGGAAGCTGGCTGATTGGTCAGCCAGTAGAGCTGGAAAAAGCGGAATTTGATTATCCACGACCGCTTCATGGTGACGAATACCGCCACATTTTCCATTGCCCGCTGGAATTCGGGTCAGACCGCACGGCTCTCACATTCGACAAACGATTCCTGTCAGCACCGGTTATTCGGGACAAGTCTGAAATGAGACAGTTTCTCAAGACCTCACCGGCAGACCTGCTGTCCCGCCCGGATGAAAGCAACACCTTTACTGGCCGGATTCGCGCCCTGATTGGCAGAGACTTTTCCAGGCCATTGCCGGATTTTGAATGGATTGCCGCCGCACTGCACACCAGCCCACAGACACTCCGGCGGCGCCTCAAGCAGGAAAACACCTCGTTTCAGGAGATCAAAGATCTGCTCAGACGGGATATGGCGATTTATTATCTGAGTCGACAGGAGCTGCCGATCAATGACATCGCCGCCAAAGTGGGGTTCACCGAGCCCTCAACATTCCACCGGGCGTTCAAGAAGTGGACGGGCGTAACACCCGGAGCCTATCGCGAGGGTGAAAGGGGCAACCTGACGGAATAGGCACCGTCAGGAATCAGCCGGCGCCTGAAGGTTGCGGATAAGCTGTCCCAGTGTCCGGGCCACTTCCCTGGCCTGTTCACGATCGACCGCCAACTGCAGCAACCGGGAACCGTCCCTCGGATCATAAATCCAGCAGGCTGCTGCGGCGGCTTCACAGCCCCATTCAACCTGAGGGTTAACACCGTATACGGACATGGACTGGGTTTTGCGAACAACTCGTCCCCCCGTATCCCGACGTATCTCCTGGACATTAATGGTGCTGTCCGCCGCACTGACCCGGTATTCCACGTCCGCCGGCCGGTCCATCTGAACAATGGTTTGATCCTGACGCCATCCCGCCACTTCCAGCAAGCTGTTAAGGTGGATTGTCAGCGCCTCACGGTCTGAGTCCGCCAGGTAGAGCTTGCGCAGCGAGGCAATCTTTTGATCACCCGCCGGCTCTATCAATGCAATTTTGCCTGAGTCCGAGTTACCGCCTTGTGGCGCCAGGGCCCGTTCCTTGCGGGCTTTCTCGATACCCGTTATGAGTTTAAGTGCTTCCTGGTAGTGGCTGCCGTCAGCCCCCCCCTGCTCCACATAGGATTCGAGAGCAGATTGCGCCTCATTCAAGTGGGCAGCCTGATACATGACACGACCACGGTAATAGAAGTAATCAGCCGGCTTGTTGCCTTCAAGCTGCTGGAGCCGGTTCAGGTACTCACCCGCCTCAGCCCAGTTTTCTGCAGCCACCGCTTCCTCTGTTGCCAGCATTAACCGGCGCGTCTCATGCTCGGGCGCAAGAGCGGAGGCCTGCCCGGCCAGCAGTGCCGACGCAAGGATAAGTCCCCGGGCCAGCTGAAAACCTTTATCAAACGATACTGCCATGGCACTCACTCCTGCTGATTATCTGCACCAATTGCCTGCGCTTCAGTCTCCGACGGGTCGTATTCGTCGTCTCCCGGCTCATCTCCGGCATCCACTTCCGCCTGATCCATAATAGCCTTTGGAAGTTCCTTCTTGACTCGCACACCAAGTTCCACAAACCGATTAGCCTGTGAGATCAGATTTCCACGACCTCTGGTCAGGGTGTTCATCGCCGAGTCGTAGCTGCCTTGAGCCGTATGCAACTGCCCACCCAGACGCTCCATAGCCTCAACGAACACCCGAAGTTTGTCGTAGACCGCACCGGCCCGATCGGCAATCCGGCGGGCATTCTGGCTCTGCCTTTCATAGCGCCAGATATTTTCGATTGTTCTCAGCGTAGCCAACAAGGTTGTGGGTGTTACCACAATAATCTTTCGCTCAAAGGCTTCTGCGAAAAGGTTCTCGTCCTGCTGAAATGCTGCCACAAAGGCGGGCTCGATTGGCATAAACAACAGCACAAAGTCCGGAGAATGAAGGCCGTTTAGCTGACTGTAGTCCTTCTCGCTGAGCGTGCGAATGTGATTTCTCACGGCTTCAACATGCTGCCGGAGCGCCTCTTCCCTCGCGGTATCATCTTCCTCGTTAACCCACTGTTGATACGCTAACAGCGACACCTTGGAATCAATAATCAAATTTCGGCTATCTGGCAGGTGGACAACAACATCGGGCCGAAGCAGTTGGTTGTCACTGTCCCGGTAACTGCCCTGGGTGTCGTATTCCACGCCTTTGCGCAAGCCGGACTTCTCCAACACCCGCTCAAGGATGAGCTCTCCCCAGTTGCCCTGAATTTTCTTGTCGCCCTTCAAAGCCCGAGTAAGGTTGGACGCCTCTTCCGTAATTTGACGGTTCAACTCCTGAAGGGACTTGATTTCACTCCTCAGCGCCTGGCGATCCCGGGTTTCACTGGTGTACACATCTTCCACCCGCTTCCGGAAGTCCTGGAGCTGGTCGCGAAAAGGATTGAGCAACGTGTCCAGGCTGGTACGGGTTTGCTGGCTGAAGTTCTCGCTTTTCTGTTCAAAGATTTTATTGGCAAGGTTCTCAAATTCCTGTTTCAGGGCATCCCGGTTACGCTCGAGCAATTCAAGCTTCTCAGACGTTGACCGCCGCTCCTTATCCAGAGTGACCTCTTGCTCTCGCAGTAGAACCTGAGCTTCATGAAGCTCTTTGGCAAGCTCCTCGCTTCGGCTCTGCTGAGCCTGGCGCTCGGCCTCCAGTTGCGAGATTCGGTGTTTGCGCCCTTCAAGGTCTGATTCAAGCCCTGCGACCCGGTTTTCCAGCCCCGACGCATGCTGTCGCCACTGCTCCAGTTTCTGTTCGTGTTTGATTAGCCTGGATTTGTGTTCATCGAGTGTCCGCTCAAGATGTTCAGTTTGCTGTCGCTCCATTGCCTCCCGATGCCGGGCATCCTGGAGCAGGTTTTCGGCTTCTTCGCGCTCCTTGTCGACTGCATCCAGTTGCCCGGCCAACCTTCGTTTATTAGCCGCAGAGCGGGCCATCCCAGCAGCCAACACAATAACCGCAATCACCAGAAGGACTATCCATCCGGCCATTAAATCAGGCTGGGATCTCAATAATTCGGTGACGGCCTCTGGCACTGCGCAACGCTCCTGTCATTATTCATTTTCTGGCAAAAAAACCAGACGCATTGTCGGAGGCTACAGTCTACCCCATCAATAGAACATTTTTCCTGAAGACACGCTTCTTCCGCCGCACCTCACGGTTAGCATCTCGACTGCTTTGCAAATCAGCAACCCCGGCGGATCCGCATCTGGACGAGGCCCGTATAATCGGTTAAAAGGATAGGATGTTACCCCGGTCTG
This Marinobacter salinus DNA region includes the following protein-coding sequences:
- a CDS encoding protein adenylyltransferase SelO — encoded protein: MSSKSFHVEHRYLELPDSFYTRVQPTPLRGARMVCFNHELAEQMGFHTQKEDDWTQVGAGAELLEGMDPVAMKYTGHQFGAYNPELGDGRGLLLWETIAPDGRRWDWHLKGAGMTPYSRFGDGRAVLRSTIREYLCSEAMNGLGIPTTRALFMVSAKDPIRRESIETAAALVRVAQSHIRFGHFEFAAHHEGPETVKTLLEHVISLHFPHLIGLPDDERHVRWFEEVVERTARLIADWQAVGFCHGVMNSDNMSIIGDTFDYGPYAFLDDFDAGYICNHTDQGGRYAYNRQPHIGFTNCQYLANALMPIVEEDSVRRGLRRYEITYNARFLQNMRDKLGLLQEEESDLSLIMDTFSMLHEHHVDYTAFFRALSNLYAHGHAPVRDLFVDRSVADEWLERYEERLQKETRAHDEREYAMRGVNPKYILRNYLAQQVIQEAQNGDYQPMKALLKVLQRPFDEQPEHEQYAALPPDWGKHLNISCSS
- a CDS encoding fumarate hydratase codes for the protein MTTVIRQDDLIESVADALQFISYYHPKDFIQGVYEAYQKEESQAAKDAMAQILINSRMCAQGHRPLCQDTGIVTVFVNIGMNVQWDCEMALDDVINEGVRRAYTQPDNVLRASILADPDGKRQNTGDNTPAIIHYKMVPGDTVEIHVAAKGGGSEAKSKFAMLNPSDSVVDWVLKMVPQMGAGWCPPGMLGIGIGGTAEKAMEMAKESLLDPIDIHDLQARGASNRAEELRLELFDKVNDLGIGAQGLGGLTTVLDVKVKDYPTHAANKPVAIIPNCAATRHAHFTLDGTGPSLQTPPSLDDWPEITWEVGENVRRVNLDTITPEDVKDWQPGETVLLSGKMLTGRDAAHKKMVDMIDKGEELPVDLKGRFIYYVGPVDPVREEVVGPAGPTTATRMDKFTHTMLEKTGLTGMIGKAERGQVAIDAIKEFGAVYLMAVGGSAYLVSKAIKHAEVVAFPELGMEAIYEFEVEDMPVTVAVDSRGSSVHQTGPAEWHDKIIAAKAV
- a CDS encoding CaiB/BaiF CoA transferase family protein, whose protein sequence is MAGPLTSLKVLDFSTLLPGPYATMLLADMGADVLRVEAPDRVDLTKVMPPFDGKNSTAFSYLTRGKKTLPLNLKQADDIEKVKELIHDYDIVIEQFRPGVMDRLGIGYETLKAINPKLIYCAITGYGQTGPYRDRAGHDINYLALSGVSSHCGRADSGPPPMGIQIADVAGGSHHAVMGILAAVIHRQQTGEGQFVDISMTDAAFALNAMSGAACLAGGQEQKPESSLLNGGSFYDYYRTKDGRWLSVGSLEPQFSARFCDTLDLADMKSLALSQKPEHQQKLKQALKEKIAGKTLAEWQATFADQDACVEPVLTISEAAEHPQLKARDMVIEVDRGDGKLQMQIGRPVKFSA
- a CDS encoding AraC family transcriptional regulator — its product is MSNLTVSRHFVQAALTGAENLGFDTFDMLREAGISPDLLRIEMARVSSDQFSRLMQILWSRLGDEFMGFGPRRARSGTFATMCALVIDCPNLEAVYRQAFQFSRLFEPMITMELETSGEKAQLVTRIEGEIHDPSYFLRESILVIWHRLGSWLIGQPVELEKAEFDYPRPLHGDEYRHIFHCPLEFGSDRTALTFDKRFLSAPVIRDKSEMRQFLKTSPADLLSRPDESNTFTGRIRALIGRDFSRPLPDFEWIAAALHTSPQTLRRRLKQENTSFQEIKDLLRRDMAIYYLSRQELPINDIAAKVGFTEPSTFHRAFKKWTGVTPGAYREGERGNLTE
- the rmuC gene encoding DNA recombination protein RmuC, which encodes MAGWIVLLVIAVIVLAAGMARSAANKRRLAGQLDAVDKEREEAENLLQDARHREAMERQQTEHLERTLDEHKSRLIKHEQKLEQWRQHASGLENRVAGLESDLEGRKHRISQLEAERQAQQSRSEELAKELHEAQVLLREQEVTLDKERRSTSEKLELLERNRDALKQEFENLANKIFEQKSENFSQQTRTSLDTLLNPFRDQLQDFRKRVEDVYTSETRDRQALRSEIKSLQELNRQITEEASNLTRALKGDKKIQGNWGELILERVLEKSGLRKGVEYDTQGSYRDSDNQLLRPDVVVHLPDSRNLIIDSKVSLLAYQQWVNEEDDTAREEALRQHVEAVRNHIRTLSEKDYSQLNGLHSPDFVLLFMPIEPAFVAAFQQDENLFAEAFERKIIVVTPTTLLATLRTIENIWRYERQSQNARRIADRAGAVYDKLRVFVEAMERLGGQLHTAQGSYDSAMNTLTRGRGNLISQANRFVELGVRVKKELPKAIMDQAEVDAGDEPGDDEYDPSETEAQAIGADNQQE